In the Methanobrevibacter boviskoreani JH1 genome, one interval contains:
- a CDS encoding PsbP-related protein — MKKSYIVLGIIIILLLVGAAVMFSNHERSQNNTNQTDVQTVSQNGVVLKFPSDWVIAKAETNDTVVAIADSKSIDSSSKYGRVNVNVEKRDLNGESLNTFVNQTYSSILSNSSNQLVSLGNSTAVNGKEAYEAEYLSDIGNNTKEHRAVWVESNNQVYVILCTAPQGQFESVNKYFNYIISNIEIS, encoded by the coding sequence ATGAAAAAATCTTATATTGTTTTAGGAATAATTATTATTTTATTATTAGTTGGTGCAGCGGTAATGTTTTCCAATCATGAGAGGAGTCAGAACAATACAAATCAAACAGATGTTCAAACTGTTTCTCAAAATGGTGTTGTTCTTAAATTTCCGTCTGATTGGGTTATAGCTAAAGCTGAAACAAATGATACTGTTGTAGCTATTGCAGATTCTAAGTCAATTGATTCATCTTCAAAATATGGCCGAGTAAATGTTAATGTTGAAAAAAGAGATTTAAATGGTGAATCATTAAATACATTTGTTAACCAAACATATTCATCAATATTATCTAATTCATCAAATCAATTAGTATCTTTAGGAAATTCTACTGCCGTTAATGGTAAAGAGGCTTATGAGGCAGAATATCTTTCTGATATAGGTAATAACACTAAAGAGCATAGGGCAGTCTGGGTTGAAAGTAATAACCAAGTTTACGTAATATTGTGTACTGCTCCTCAAGGTCAATTTGAATCTGTGAATAAATACTTCAATTATATAATTTCAAATATTGAAATTTCTTAA
- a CDS encoding flavoprotein: MIILCVTGSIAATKCVQLARDLRRNGQEVKCFMSDAACKIITPTSMEFATTKPVVTELTGQIEHVKYSQEDLILVAPATANVISKFAYKISDNPINALLIAAYGHDTPILMVPSMHDSMYRAIGENIEKCKNDGVHFVDPKMAEGKAKFPDIGNIVLESLRLINLNKADKE, encoded by the coding sequence ATGATAATATTATGTGTTACTGGCAGTATAGCTGCTACAAAATGTGTTCAATTAGCTAGAGATTTAAGAAGAAACGGACAGGAAGTTAAATGTTTTATGAGTGATGCGGCTTGTAAGATTATTACTCCGACATCAATGGAGTTTGCAACCACTAAACCTGTTGTAACTGAACTTACAGGACAAATTGAGCATGTTAAATATTCTCAGGAAGATTTGATTTTAGTTGCTCCTGCAACTGCTAATGTTATAAGTAAGTTTGCATATAAAATATCTGATAATCCAATTAATGCTTTATTAATTGCGGCTTATGGTCATGATACTCCAATTTTAATGGTTCCATCAATGCATGATTCAATGTATAGGGCTATTGGTGAAAATATTGAAAAGTGTAAAAATGACGGGGTTCATTTTGTAGATCCTAAGATGGCAGAAGGTAAGGCAAAATTCCCTGATATTGGAAATATTGTACTTGAATCATTAAGATTAATTAACTTAAATAAAGCTGATAAAGAATAA
- the pheA gene encoding prephenate dehydratase: MSHIAFLGPEGTFTHQAASILKDKLYDDSTELVYFDTINDVMDAVITSKCVKGVVPIENSIEGPVNVTLDALVHEYDLMIEGEIVLPINHNLMAPKGLELSDISDVYSHPQALAQCHNYILNNSFRVHSTSSTAAACKNIVNFKNSASIGTVKAAELYGLNILDENIQDVDNNETRFVVLSKHDSRPTGDDKTSIVFSLHDDRPGGLYGILGIFAEFSINLSKIESRPSKQGLNKYVFFINFEGHRQDKDISKILKLIGENTSFFKVLGSYHLIQ, encoded by the coding sequence ATTTCCCATATTGCTTTTTTAGGACCTGAAGGTACCTTTACTCATCAGGCTGCTTCTATTTTAAAGGATAAATTATATGATGACTCAACGGAACTTGTCTATTTTGATACCATTAATGATGTGATGGATGCAGTTATCACATCTAAATGTGTTAAAGGTGTAGTTCCAATTGAAAACTCTATAGAAGGTCCTGTCAATGTCACTTTAGATGCACTGGTTCATGAATATGATCTGATGATTGAAGGTGAAATTGTTCTTCCTATTAATCATAATCTTATGGCTCCTAAGGGACTTGAGTTATCTGATATAAGTGATGTTTATTCCCATCCCCAAGCATTGGCACAGTGTCATAACTATATTTTGAACAATTCTTTTAGGGTTCATTCAACGTCAAGTACTGCTGCAGCATGTAAAAATATTGTAAACTTTAAAAATTCAGCTTCAATTGGTACTGTTAAGGCTGCAGAATTATATGGTTTAAATATTCTGGATGAGAATATTCAGGATGTAGACAATAATGAAACAAGGTTTGTAGTCTTGTCTAAACATGATTCAAGACCCACAGGTGATGATAAAACGAGCATTGTATTTTCATTACATGATGATAGGCCTGGTGGATTATATGGAATTTTAGGCATTTTTGCAGAGTTTTCCATAAACCTGTCTAAAATAGAATCAAGACCTTCTAAACAGGGATTAAACAAGTATGTCTTCTTTATTAATTTTGAAGGCCATAGGCAAGATAAGGATATAAGTAAAATCCTAAAGTTAATTGGTGAAAACACTTCCTTTTTCAAAGTATTAGGTTCATATCATTTAATTCAATAG